One region of Luteolibacter yonseiensis genomic DNA includes:
- the nth gene encoding endonuclease III, translated as MLKQQRADHVRRRLQELYPETPIPLDHKDAYTLLVAVLLSAQCTDVRVILVTPALFALADNPYDMMRVPVEKIQAIIRPCGLSPRKSAAISELSKILVEKHGGGVPQDFAALEALPGVGHKTASVVMAQAFGVPAFPVDTHIHRLATRWKLTSGKNVVETERDLKKLFPRDSWNRLHLQIIFYGREHCTARGCDGKRCLLCRELFAK; from the coding sequence ATGCTCAAGCAACAACGCGCCGACCACGTCCGGCGGCGGCTCCAGGAACTCTACCCGGAAACCCCGATCCCGCTCGACCACAAGGACGCCTACACCCTGCTCGTCGCCGTGTTGCTCTCCGCCCAATGCACCGACGTGCGCGTGATTCTCGTCACGCCCGCGCTTTTCGCCCTCGCGGACAACCCGTACGACATGATGCGCGTGCCGGTGGAGAAAATCCAGGCGATCATCCGTCCCTGCGGCCTGTCACCCCGCAAATCCGCCGCCATTTCCGAGCTGTCGAAGATCCTCGTGGAAAAACACGGAGGCGGGGTTCCGCAGGATTTCGCCGCGCTGGAAGCCCTGCCCGGCGTGGGCCACAAGACCGCGTCCGTGGTGATGGCCCAGGCCTTCGGTGTTCCGGCGTTTCCGGTGGATACCCACATCCACCGGCTCGCCACCCGTTGGAAACTCACTTCCGGAAAAAACGTCGTCGAGACCGAGCGGGATTTGAAAAAACTTTTCCCGCGCGATTCATGGAACCGACTGCACCTGCAGATCATCTTCTACGGCCGCGAGCACTGCACCGCCCGTGGCTGCGACGGAAAACGCTGCCTGCTTTGTCGCGAGCTTTTCGCGAAATGA
- the murJ gene encoding murein biosynthesis integral membrane protein MurJ, producing the protein MAATPTPPAKAVRGGAVFVAAGIFLSRIAGLVRTRVFNHYFAGTPEGDVFTAAMRIPNFLQNLFGEGVLSASFIPVYARLLGEKRGVEADRVAGVIATLLAIVTSLLALAGMLLSPYLVAVIAGGFDGANRELTVQCVRIVFPGVALLVMSAWCLGVLNSHRRFFLSYVAPVIWNLSIIAAMWWFGSSQSLDQLAKTACWGLVMGSFLQLAIQLPTVLKLAPDLKFSAEWASQNVRTVLGSFSSVVVSRGVVQISAFIDSAISTRLPWGVVLQLANAQMIYMLPGSIFGMSVSATSLARMSHERGEESDPETANQNLRRHLDLSLKQVAFFIVPSTAAFIFLGDIIAAALFQTETGKFGPVQARLVWFMLAGSAVGLLASTLGRLYSSTFYALQDTRTPLRFALVRVALTTALGWIGALYVPGWLGIDESWGAMFLTATSGIAGWVEFSLLRRALNAKIGRTGIEASFLVRLWLPALAAAAGGWAVKLLAEHFQPALHLHPIILAAIVFADFGVIYLLGTLWSGVPHARDLVGSVTRRFRR; encoded by the coding sequence ATGGCCGCCACCCCAACTCCACCCGCCAAAGCCGTTCGCGGCGGCGCGGTATTCGTCGCCGCCGGGATTTTCCTGAGCCGCATCGCGGGATTGGTGAGGACCCGCGTCTTCAACCATTATTTCGCGGGAACTCCGGAAGGGGACGTGTTTACCGCAGCGATGCGGATCCCGAACTTCCTGCAGAATCTCTTCGGCGAGGGCGTCCTCTCCGCCTCCTTCATCCCCGTTTACGCACGGTTGCTGGGTGAAAAACGTGGGGTGGAAGCGGATCGGGTCGCAGGAGTGATCGCGACCTTGCTGGCCATCGTCACCTCGCTGCTGGCCTTGGCAGGGATGCTGCTTTCGCCCTATCTGGTGGCGGTCATCGCCGGGGGCTTTGATGGTGCGAACCGTGAGCTCACCGTCCAATGCGTGCGGATCGTTTTCCCGGGAGTGGCTCTTTTGGTGATGTCCGCATGGTGCCTCGGAGTGCTCAACAGCCACCGCAGGTTTTTCCTCTCCTACGTCGCCCCCGTCATCTGGAATCTGTCCATCATCGCCGCGATGTGGTGGTTCGGAAGCAGCCAGTCGCTGGATCAGCTGGCGAAAACGGCATGCTGGGGATTGGTGATGGGCAGCTTTCTCCAACTGGCGATCCAGTTGCCCACCGTGCTGAAACTCGCGCCAGATCTCAAATTTTCCGCCGAGTGGGCATCTCAAAATGTCCGCACCGTGCTGGGCAGCTTCAGCTCCGTGGTAGTCAGCCGCGGAGTTGTTCAAATCAGCGCCTTCATCGACAGCGCGATCTCGACCCGCCTGCCGTGGGGGGTCGTCTTGCAGCTGGCGAACGCACAGATGATCTACATGCTGCCGGGAAGCATCTTCGGGATGTCCGTATCCGCCACAAGTCTCGCGCGGATGTCCCACGAACGCGGCGAGGAAAGCGACCCGGAAACCGCGAATCAAAATCTGCGACGCCATCTCGACCTCAGCCTGAAACAGGTCGCTTTTTTCATCGTCCCCTCCACCGCCGCCTTCATTTTCCTGGGAGACATCATCGCGGCCGCCCTCTTTCAAACCGAAACCGGCAAGTTCGGACCGGTGCAGGCCCGCTTGGTCTGGTTCATGTTGGCGGGCAGCGCCGTCGGACTGCTCGCATCCACACTCGGCCGGCTGTATTCCTCCACATTCTACGCCCTGCAGGACACCCGCACCCCGCTGCGTTTCGCACTGGTGAGGGTGGCTCTGACAACGGCGCTCGGATGGATCGGCGCGCTGTATGTTCCCGGCTGGCTCGGCATCGATGAAAGTTGGGGAGCCATGTTCCTCACCGCCACCTCGGGCATCGCCGGGTGGGTGGAATTCTCCCTCCTCCGCCGCGCTTTGAATGCGAAAATCGGCAGGACAGGAATCGAAGCCTCATTCCTTGTCCGCCTCTGGCTGCCCGCTCTCGCCGCCGCGGCGGGTGGCTGGGCGGTGAAGCTGCTCGCGGAACATTTCCAACCGGCCCTCCATCTCCATCCCATCATTCTGGCGGCCATCGTCTTCGCCGACTTCGGTGTGATCTATTTGCTGGGCACCTTGTGGTCGGGAGTTCCCCACGCCCGCGATCTGGTTGGCTCCGTCACCCGCCGTTTCCGCCGCTGA
- a CDS encoding DUF6530 family protein — MKIPNHLKHKAVFVAENYDRIEAKGGSDAKGLSLGLAQWNQKGNVDISAKVWRHTGGKWSRQSEEMPLHRVLDLALLICKTQKYMNDAYRFEKLYDPASPAIGSIDLQGSMMEISVNTSNTEIDEDIALFRDCLAREGERIGERLTRLAAVLKELGYVNP, encoded by the coding sequence ATGAAGATTCCCAACCACCTGAAACATAAAGCCGTCTTCGTGGCGGAAAATTACGATCGGATTGAGGCGAAAGGCGGTTCCGATGCCAAAGGTCTCTCGCTGGGGCTTGCCCAGTGGAATCAAAAAGGCAACGTGGATATTTCCGCGAAAGTCTGGAGGCACACGGGTGGCAAATGGTCCCGTCAATCTGAGGAAATGCCACTCCACCGGGTGCTCGATCTTGCCCTTCTGATCTGCAAGACGCAGAAATACATGAACGACGCATACCGCTTCGAAAAGCTGTACGATCCCGCATCACCCGCGATCGGAAGCATTGATCTTCAGGGAAGTATGATGGAAATTTCGGTCAATACGTCCAATACCGAAATTGATGAAGACATCGCGCTCTTCCGCGATTGTCTGGCGCGGGAAGGTGAGCGGATCGGTGAACGACTCACCCGTCTGGCTGCGGTTCTGAAGGAGTTGGGTTACGTAAACCCCTGA
- a CDS encoding tetratricopeptide repeat protein, whose product MRIRCSLLVIALLCAGGQARSQNANLEALVKKARTAMTAELWEEALDLNKRVISRFGQDNPYRLYGAQFGTVYYRKGLCEMKLKRWEDAMRSFEDCYQNFPNSGPDQNNIYQKLALLKWGESAMGAEKWELALSRFTKFSDERNTEQDVFPQGSFHINLAICHYKLGQVPAGNDHLEIAIRNKTNFPTPETGIVAGFQAMMETAIAARDEQVLLDFIVKNRGELIIPQAEMEKFSGVFLKLAGDALTAGMTRSALALYQFVPDTGEDSTEAIKLAALALIHEQSGNVRGATAAYLQIVRYFPKTANRENHLYQLVRTASLIGEHEIAENAAGDLLREFPASGHLAEVRDAGIGFPDNGPPVEFTVPDKADFALSAVPGIDGFVAAIDFFQGRKYYEAKAAFTRLASSPGENGILAKFYLCECLRKIGDLDGMLKELPSVGKSASLGPRRLRQLEIDTLWDAVRHKNWKDLASLAASRDNERLPNDQRAQVAHCHGLALEALGQPSEALNAFNTAMTADAGASEEIARDAAMHVLRILLADPESKTPGTPKQKEAAAVATLFEFSLGAGMPLPHEFRVFLK is encoded by the coding sequence ATGAGAATCCGCTGTTCGCTGCTCGTCATCGCGCTCCTGTGCGCCGGCGGCCAGGCCCGGTCACAGAACGCGAATCTGGAGGCCTTGGTGAAAAAGGCCCGGACCGCCATGACCGCGGAACTCTGGGAAGAGGCTCTGGACCTGAACAAGCGGGTGATCAGCCGCTTCGGCCAGGATAATCCCTACCGTCTCTATGGCGCGCAGTTCGGCACCGTCTATTACCGCAAGGGACTGTGCGAGATGAAGCTCAAGCGCTGGGAGGACGCCATGCGCTCGTTTGAGGATTGCTACCAGAACTTCCCGAACAGCGGCCCGGATCAGAACAACATCTATCAAAAACTCGCCCTGTTGAAATGGGGGGAGTCCGCGATGGGCGCTGAGAAGTGGGAGCTGGCCCTCAGCCGTTTCACGAAGTTTTCCGACGAGCGGAACACGGAGCAGGACGTTTTCCCCCAGGGCTCCTTCCACATCAATCTCGCGATCTGCCACTACAAGCTCGGGCAGGTCCCGGCGGGCAACGACCACCTCGAGATCGCCATCCGCAACAAAACCAACTTCCCCACGCCGGAAACGGGCATCGTCGCCGGATTCCAAGCCATGATGGAAACCGCCATCGCCGCACGTGACGAGCAGGTGCTGCTGGATTTCATCGTGAAAAACCGTGGTGAGCTCATCATCCCGCAGGCGGAGATGGAGAAATTTTCCGGGGTGTTCCTCAAGCTCGCCGGGGACGCGCTCACCGCGGGCATGACACGCTCCGCGCTGGCCCTCTACCAGTTCGTGCCGGATACCGGGGAGGATTCCACGGAAGCCATCAAGCTCGCCGCCCTCGCCCTCATCCACGAACAAAGCGGCAACGTGCGGGGAGCCACCGCCGCCTATCTGCAGATCGTCCGCTATTTCCCGAAGACGGCGAACCGGGAGAACCATCTCTACCAACTCGTCCGCACCGCCTCCCTGATCGGCGAGCACGAGATCGCGGAGAACGCCGCAGGCGACCTGTTGCGCGAGTTTCCCGCTTCCGGCCATCTCGCGGAAGTCCGGGACGCGGGCATCGGCTTCCCCGACAACGGACCTCCCGTCGAGTTCACCGTGCCGGACAAGGCGGACTTCGCCTTGAGCGCCGTCCCGGGGATCGACGGATTCGTCGCGGCCATCGATTTCTTCCAGGGGCGCAAATATTACGAAGCGAAGGCGGCGTTCACCCGGCTGGCTTCGTCCCCGGGTGAGAACGGCATTCTGGCGAAATTCTATCTGTGCGAATGCCTCCGCAAGATCGGGGATCTGGACGGGATGCTGAAAGAGCTGCCGTCCGTGGGGAAAAGCGCCAGCCTTGGCCCGCGGCGGCTGCGGCAGTTGGAGATCGATACCCTCTGGGACGCGGTGCGGCACAAAAACTGGAAGGACCTCGCCTCCCTCGCCGCCAGCCGCGACAACGAACGCCTGCCCAACGACCAGCGCGCCCAGGTCGCCCATTGCCACGGCCTCGCCCTCGAAGCGCTCGGCCAGCCTTCGGAGGCGCTCAATGCCTTCAACACCGCCATGACGGCGGACGCCGGAGCCTCCGAGGAAATCGCACGGGACGCCGCCATGCACGTCCTGCGCATCCTGCTGGCGGATCCTGAATCCAAAACCCCCGGCACTCCCAAACAGAAGGAGGCGGCCGCCGTCGCCACGCTTTTCGAATTCTCCCTCGGTGCCGGAATGCCGCTGCCACACGAATTCCGCGTGTTTCTCAAATGA
- a CDS encoding ABC transporter permease, producing the protein MLFLQQLRCELRKLFARPRTWMGYGAFILMEAVILIVFKLEGTQRYMRRMMETNGLEFGSYYSSLTITFSIMLFSMFMLGSIYFALVAGDIVAKENEDGNLRMVFARPISRLRLLGVKYVATAIYTFSFVFFVGITGYGMAVAAVGRAGGLFVMEPQMKVFAAYPDWWEGAARLSLGAAGIGISMITLSSIAFMFSCFRIKPAAATIVTLSILFVDFILQRFPFFKPYEAYFVTWRMSAWVFLMEQHLSWPKIIESYAFLLGLNTTLFMIGWLSFQTRDFKT; encoded by the coding sequence ATGCTTTTCCTCCAACAGCTCCGTTGCGAACTGCGGAAACTCTTCGCACGGCCCCGCACCTGGATGGGCTACGGGGCGTTCATCCTGATGGAGGCGGTCATCCTCATCGTCTTCAAACTGGAAGGCACCCAGCGCTACATGCGGCGCATGATGGAGACGAACGGCCTGGAATTCGGCAGCTACTACAGCTCGCTGACGATCACCTTCTCCATCATGCTCTTCAGCATGTTCATGCTGGGCTCGATCTATTTCGCGCTGGTCGCGGGCGACATCGTCGCGAAGGAGAATGAAGATGGCAACCTGCGCATGGTCTTCGCCCGGCCCATCAGCCGGCTTCGTTTGCTGGGCGTGAAATATGTCGCCACGGCGATCTACACCTTTTCCTTCGTCTTCTTCGTCGGCATCACCGGTTACGGAATGGCGGTGGCCGCCGTCGGACGGGCGGGCGGTCTTTTCGTCATGGAGCCCCAGATGAAGGTCTTCGCCGCCTATCCGGACTGGTGGGAGGGCGCGGCCAGGCTTTCACTGGGCGCGGCGGGCATCGGCATCAGCATGATCACGCTGTCGTCCATCGCCTTCATGTTCTCCTGCTTCAGGATCAAGCCCGCCGCCGCGACCATCGTCACGCTGAGCATCCTCTTCGTGGATTTCATCCTCCAGCGTTTCCCGTTTTTCAAACCCTACGAAGCCTACTTCGTCACCTGGCGCATGAGCGCCTGGGTCTTCCTCATGGAACAACACCTCTCATGGCCGAAGATCATCGAATCCTACGCCTTCTTGTTGGGACTGAACACGACGCTTTTCATGATCGGCTGGCTGTCGTTCCAGACGAGGGATTTCAAGACTTAG
- a CDS encoding DUF4339 domain-containing protein: protein MDDIEGGAWFFTREGERIGPVSYADLRIKAANSELNPRLDMVWTQGMAEWKPAGEVEGLFERVAPVKTDAAPEVNLDPYEPPEHGSLADQGAWPGARRRSYLFVILILPFLISFTTGLATPFLLARLGEEITRWIALGSLVLPVLFMFHYAFQRLVNLGMSRWWIIGYVIPPVSIWVGYRCFACPAGYAFHKKMDGAGIFLAIIYWLVTLLALVALVAAVAVMMGAAGSPEIQQQFQDALRELQDARGASASPQP from the coding sequence ATGGATGACATTGAAGGTGGAGCCTGGTTTTTCACCCGTGAGGGCGAGCGGATCGGTCCGGTGTCCTATGCGGATCTGCGGATCAAGGCCGCGAATTCCGAATTGAACCCACGCCTGGACATGGTTTGGACCCAGGGCATGGCCGAGTGGAAGCCCGCCGGAGAAGTCGAAGGATTGTTCGAGCGCGTCGCCCCGGTTAAAACCGATGCGGCTCCGGAGGTGAATCTGGATCCCTATGAGCCGCCGGAGCATGGATCGCTGGCCGATCAGGGAGCATGGCCGGGTGCGAGACGGCGCAGCTACCTTTTTGTCATACTGATCCTGCCCTTTTTGATCAGTTTCACCACGGGCCTCGCCACGCCTTTCCTCCTCGCCCGGCTGGGAGAAGAGATCACCCGCTGGATCGCCTTGGGAAGCTTGGTCCTGCCGGTCTTGTTCATGTTCCACTACGCTTTCCAGCGGCTGGTGAATCTGGGAATGAGCCGCTGGTGGATCATCGGCTACGTCATTCCGCCGGTCAGCATCTGGGTGGGCTACCGCTGTTTCGCCTGCCCCGCCGGATATGCCTTCCACAAGAAAATGGATGGCGCGGGCATCTTCCTGGCCATCATCTATTGGCTCGTCACCCTTCTCGCCCTCGTCGCCCTCGTGGCGGCGGTCGCCGTGATGATGGGTGCGGCGGGTTCCCCTGAGATCCAGCAACAGTTTCAGGACGCGCTCCGCGAACTCCAGGACGCGCGGGGCGCGTCCGCCTCCCCCCAGCCGTGA
- the rfbB gene encoding dTDP-glucose 4,6-dehydratase, giving the protein MRILVTGGAGFIGSNLVHHLLGEASSGTETPVERVVTLDKFTYAGSRMNLADLESDPRHVLVEGDICDTELVGRLLREHEIDAIMHLAAESHVDRSIDNPEEFIMTNFVGTYRLLEAFRVYLLEHGGENRVFLHVSTDEVFGSLGADDPPFCETTRYAPNSPYSATKAGSDHLVRAYHHTYGLPVVTTHCSNNYGPYQFPEKLLPLMIGKVLKGEPLPIYGDGSQIRDWLYVEDHCRGLVSAMRHGKRGECYVIGGKCEMRNIDVVRELVEAVRERVPGIRPADELIIHVQDRPGHDLRYAIDPSRIETELGWAPRENFPSGLRRTVEWYLANDEWVRHIEEGPYHGERLGRLAQGDK; this is encoded by the coding sequence ATGAGAATTCTCGTAACCGGAGGGGCCGGATTCATCGGCTCGAACCTCGTGCATCATCTGTTGGGGGAGGCATCGTCCGGGACGGAGACCCCGGTGGAGCGGGTCGTCACCCTCGACAAGTTCACCTATGCGGGGAGCCGCATGAACCTGGCGGACCTGGAATCCGATCCGCGGCACGTGCTGGTGGAGGGTGACATTTGTGATACGGAACTGGTGGGAAGGCTGCTCCGCGAACACGAAATCGACGCGATCATGCATCTCGCCGCGGAATCACACGTGGACCGCTCCATCGACAATCCGGAGGAGTTCATCATGACGAACTTCGTGGGGACCTACCGGCTGCTGGAGGCCTTCCGGGTCTATCTGTTGGAGCATGGTGGGGAAAACCGCGTGTTCCTTCATGTCTCCACCGACGAGGTTTTCGGTTCGTTGGGAGCGGATGACCCGCCGTTCTGCGAGACGACGCGTTATGCGCCGAACAGTCCGTACAGCGCGACGAAGGCGGGAAGCGATCATCTGGTGCGGGCCTACCACCACACCTACGGGCTGCCGGTGGTGACGACGCATTGTTCCAACAATTACGGTCCCTATCAATTTCCTGAAAAGCTGCTGCCGCTGATGATCGGCAAGGTTCTGAAAGGCGAGCCCCTGCCCATTTATGGAGATGGCAGCCAGATCCGCGACTGGTTGTATGTGGAGGATCATTGCCGGGGACTGGTGTCGGCGATGCGGCATGGGAAACGCGGTGAATGTTATGTCATCGGCGGCAAGTGCGAGATGCGGAACATCGACGTGGTGCGCGAACTGGTCGAAGCGGTGCGCGAGCGGGTGCCGGGCATCCGGCCGGCGGACGAGCTGATCATCCACGTGCAGGACCGGCCGGGACACGACCTGCGCTATGCCATCGATCCATCGAGGATTGAAACCGAACTGGGCTGGGCACCGCGGGAGAATTTCCCCTCGGGCCTGCGCAGGACGGTGGAGTGGTATCTCGCGAACGATGAGTGGGTGAGACACATCGAAGAGGGACCCTACCATGGGGAGCGGCTGGGGAGGCTTGCGCAGGGTGACAAGTGA
- a CDS encoding metallophosphoesterase, whose protein sequence is MSPDPTISRRRMLKTLFCSSVAMQLNLAPEAAAQARSKIGSLGALDLLAIGDFGTNDDRQKAVARGMARYTEGLGKKPDGLLLLGDNFYGSMKDGLKSERWETGFSDVFPSKTYPGPCWPVLGNHDYHDTPGNELVQLGYAASLKRRTRWTMPGKYYRVDLPAVNPQVTMLMLDTNWQKINSRIHGDRPCWMSPEEKDAQMVWFEKELNSPRAPFTIVVGHHPIYSEGSHGDTSILVKEVGPLLEKHGVHLYIGGHDHDLQHLELEGLKTSFVVSGGGGARLHSHDKIRGGSTVFDAHGFSHITLADNRLQLRHVDSNGKILHAFSKGVKHDWKVEA, encoded by the coding sequence ATGTCACCCGATCCGACCATTTCCCGCCGCCGCATGCTCAAGACGCTGTTCTGCTCCAGCGTTGCCATGCAGCTCAATCTCGCGCCGGAGGCGGCCGCACAGGCACGCAGCAAGATCGGCTCGCTCGGCGCGCTGGACCTGCTCGCCATCGGCGATTTCGGCACGAACGACGATCGCCAGAAGGCCGTCGCCCGTGGCATGGCCCGCTATACCGAAGGCTTGGGCAAAAAACCGGACGGACTGCTGCTGCTCGGCGACAATTTCTACGGCTCCATGAAGGACGGTCTGAAATCGGAGCGCTGGGAGACCGGCTTCTCCGATGTCTTCCCTTCCAAAACCTACCCCGGTCCCTGCTGGCCGGTTCTCGGCAACCACGATTACCACGACACACCGGGCAACGAGCTCGTCCAGCTCGGCTACGCCGCCTCGCTCAAGCGCAGGACCCGCTGGACCATGCCCGGAAAATACTACCGCGTGGACCTTCCCGCGGTGAATCCCCAGGTCACGATGCTCATGCTCGATACAAACTGGCAGAAGATCAACAGCCGCATCCACGGCGACCGTCCCTGCTGGATGAGTCCGGAGGAAAAGGACGCCCAGATGGTCTGGTTTGAAAAAGAACTCAACTCCCCCCGCGCTCCCTTCACCATCGTCGTGGGCCATCACCCGATCTATTCCGAAGGCAGCCATGGCGACACCTCGATCCTGGTGAAGGAGGTCGGCCCGTTGCTCGAAAAGCACGGCGTCCACCTCTACATCGGCGGGCATGACCACGACCTCCAGCACCTCGAACTCGAAGGGCTGAAGACCTCGTTCGTCGTTTCAGGCGGGGGCGGCGCGCGCCTTCATTCCCATGACAAGATCCGCGGAGGCTCCACGGTCTTCGACGCCCACGGATTCTCCCACATCACCCTCGCGGACAACCGGCTGCAACTCCGCCACGTGGACTCCAACGGAAAAATCCTCCACGCCTTCAGCAAGGGCGTGAAGCATGACTGGAAAGTGGAGGCGTGA
- a CDS encoding ABC transporter ATP-binding protein, producing the protein MLVANNLFKKFAGKPALADVSFHVRPGEIYGLLGHNGAGKSTSLGIILGMVMPDQGDVTIGGISVLKDRSKALRKVGAIFESPAFYDYLSGWENLKILMSYSGGFDEKAARAVIDRVGLTKRVHSKVRTYSHGMRQRLALAQALLPEPEVLLLDEPTDGLDPEGIKWFREFILNLRDERGMTVLFNSHLLGEVELMCDRVAILREGRRVFEGPVQGLHDDTPVFEVELEPWGTACGIIHCLGGEILADRRIALKPGADPAALVEKLVGAGVRVRAFSPVRRSLEDLYMEILNGAPSPN; encoded by the coding sequence ATGCTGGTCGCCAACAACCTCTTCAAGAAATTCGCCGGGAAACCCGCTCTCGCGGATGTTTCGTTCCACGTCCGGCCTGGCGAGATCTACGGCTTGCTGGGTCACAACGGCGCGGGGAAAAGCACCTCGCTCGGCATCATCCTCGGCATGGTCATGCCGGACCAGGGCGATGTCACCATCGGTGGGATCTCCGTGCTCAAGGACCGGTCCAAGGCCTTGCGGAAGGTGGGTGCCATTTTCGAGTCCCCCGCCTTCTACGACTACCTCAGCGGCTGGGAGAATTTGAAGATCCTCATGAGCTATTCCGGCGGCTTTGACGAAAAAGCGGCCCGCGCCGTCATCGACCGGGTGGGCCTGACGAAACGCGTGCATTCCAAGGTCCGCACCTACAGCCACGGCATGCGCCAGCGGCTCGCCCTCGCGCAGGCGCTTTTGCCGGAACCCGAGGTCCTGCTGCTGGACGAACCGACCGACGGACTGGATCCGGAGGGAATCAAGTGGTTCCGGGAATTCATCCTCAACCTCCGCGACGAGCGGGGCATGACGGTCCTGTTCAACTCCCACCTGCTGGGCGAGGTGGAACTGATGTGCGACCGCGTGGCCATCCTCCGCGAGGGCAGGCGGGTTTTCGAAGGCCCCGTGCAAGGACTGCATGACGACACCCCGGTCTTCGAGGTGGAGCTGGAACCCTGGGGCACCGCCTGCGGCATCATCCACTGCCTCGGCGGAGAGATCCTGGCGGACAGGCGCATCGCCCTCAAACCCGGAGCGGACCCGGCGGCGCTGGTGGAGAAACTCGTCGGGGCCGGAGTCCGCGTCCGCGCGTTTTCACCGGTCCGCCGCTCGCTCGAGGATCTCTACATGGAAATCCTCAACGGCGCGCCCAGCCCGAACTGA
- a CDS encoding ABC transporter ATP-binding protein — translation MISLHSLTKHFGQQVAVDGLSLEIPAGQIVGLLGPNGAGKSTTLKMLTGMLEPTSGTAAICGHDLRSEPMEVKRKVGFVPDSGAVFESLTGLEYLEMIAALYGIPAGAARERIKQFLAFFDLGFDVLTDKLLGAYSKGMRRKVVITAALLHNPPVVFFDEPLDGLDANAAVGFKTLIQTLAREGRTIVYSSHVLDVVERVCDRVIIIDKGRVLVDGAPDELVKSHDAPSLERLFTRLTGGGDVEQRAEDFAKTFRA, via the coding sequence ATGATCTCGCTCCATTCGCTCACGAAACATTTCGGGCAACAGGTCGCGGTGGATGGATTGTCATTGGAAATCCCGGCGGGCCAGATCGTCGGACTGCTCGGCCCGAACGGGGCGGGGAAATCCACGACGCTCAAGATGCTCACCGGCATGCTGGAGCCCACCTCCGGCACGGCGGCGATCTGTGGCCATGACCTGCGGTCGGAACCCATGGAGGTGAAACGCAAGGTGGGATTCGTCCCGGACTCCGGCGCGGTCTTCGAGTCACTGACAGGCCTGGAGTATCTGGAAATGATCGCCGCGCTCTACGGCATCCCGGCCGGGGCCGCGCGCGAACGGATCAAGCAGTTCCTCGCGTTTTTCGATCTGGGATTCGACGTCCTGACAGACAAGCTGCTCGGTGCGTATTCCAAGGGCATGCGGCGCAAGGTGGTCATCACCGCCGCGCTGCTGCACAATCCGCCCGTGGTGTTTTTCGACGAACCGCTCGACGGGCTGGACGCCAACGCCGCCGTGGGATTCAAGACGCTCATCCAGACACTCGCGCGGGAAGGCCGGACCATTGTCTACAGCTCTCATGTGCTGGATGTGGTGGAGCGAGTCTGCGACCGCGTGATCATCATCGACAAGGGGCGTGTCCTGGTGGACGGAGCGCCGGACGAGCTGGTGAAATCCCACGACGCACCTTCACTGGAGCGTCTGTTCACCCGCCTGACAGGCGGTGGCGATGTTGAACAACGGGCGGAGGATTTCGCAAAGACCTTCCGCGCATGA
- a CDS encoding type II secretion system protein: MMKRSGFTLMEMLVVLAIIGVLAGIAYPVSRSMLGKARETACLTKLRSVGAGLQSYLQEHNNMMPELAQGRATKTDEQPVLETVLLPYLESAEAFHCPADQMEFEKTGCSYFWNSTQNGLHISKLAIFGIKDRPDKVPLIYDKEACHPNKVNFLYADMSSSNTFRTVVGN; the protein is encoded by the coding sequence ATGATGAAACGCTCCGGATTCACCCTCATGGAAATGCTGGTGGTGCTCGCCATCATCGGCGTTCTCGCGGGCATCGCCTACCCCGTCTCCCGCTCGATGCTGGGGAAAGCCCGGGAAACCGCATGCCTGACCAAGCTCCGCTCGGTCGGAGCCGGTCTCCAGAGCTACCTGCAGGAGCACAACAACATGATGCCGGAACTCGCCCAGGGCCGTGCGACAAAGACCGATGAGCAGCCGGTGCTGGAAACCGTCCTGCTTCCCTACCTGGAATCCGCCGAGGCGTTCCACTGCCCTGCGGATCAAATGGAGTTTGAAAAAACCGGTTGCAGTTATTTCTGGAACTCCACCCAGAACGGACTGCATATCTCGAAACTCGCCATCTTCGGCATCAAGGACCGCCCGGACAAGGTGCCGCTCATCTATGACAAGGAAGCCTGCCATCCGAACAAGGTGAACTTCCTCTACGCCGACATGAGCAGCTCCAACACATTCCGCACCGTCGTCGGCAACTGA